In Spirochaetales bacterium, the following are encoded in one genomic region:
- the alr gene encoding alanine racemase codes for MQATRAIVYLHHLRHNIRLIRRRLQTGKKLCVAVKADAYGHGAVTVSRIAVQEGVDMLGVATASEALELREAGIAVPILLFSLPLPGETGLFFNRGVIPMIASMDNIDLLESDGRRFEKKCEVHLKIDTGMGRLGCKPEEALKLALAVSQSGHLRLGGVCTHFPGSDMKDDSFARVQTARFAGVVDAIRKAGIDPGIVHAANSGALIGLPESFFDMARVGILTYGYYPSGEQERILPVKPVMAFCSKVVFIKRVLKGTPISYGMTYRTSRETVIATIAAGYGDGYSRLLSNRGDVCIRGKRYPLAGRVCMDQIMADVGISSGVTLFDDVILFGPQEFGPNAEEIAGLMGTIPYEVTCLVGKRVPRIFVDNDDGTCQNDYNLLP; via the coding sequence ATGCAGGCAACACGGGCGATCGTCTACCTTCATCATTTACGGCACAATATCCGTCTCATTCGCAGGCGTCTTCAGACCGGTAAAAAATTATGCGTTGCCGTCAAAGCGGACGCATACGGGCACGGCGCCGTTACGGTCTCACGAATCGCCGTACAGGAGGGCGTCGATATGCTCGGTGTCGCCACCGCCTCCGAAGCACTGGAATTGCGTGAAGCGGGCATCGCCGTTCCGATTCTTCTTTTCAGCCTTCCCCTGCCCGGAGAAACAGGTCTTTTTTTCAATCGCGGTGTCATTCCGATGATCGCTTCCATGGATAATATCGATTTACTCGAAAGCGATGGAAGACGATTCGAAAAAAAATGTGAGGTCCACCTCAAAATCGATACGGGTATGGGAAGACTGGGCTGCAAACCGGAGGAGGCCCTGAAACTTGCCCTCGCCGTATCCCAAAGCGGTCACCTTCGCCTCGGGGGCGTATGTACCCATTTCCCCGGTTCGGATATGAAAGACGATTCCTTTGCCAGGGTACAGACGGCGCGATTCGCCGGTGTTGTCGATGCAATCAGAAAAGCGGGAATAGACCCCGGCATCGTTCATGCCGCCAACTCGGGGGCCCTTATCGGTCTTCCCGAATCTTTTTTTGACATGGCGAGGGTGGGTATTCTTACCTACGGGTATTACCCTTCGGGCGAACAGGAACGGATCCTTCCCGTCAAGCCCGTTATGGCGTTTTGTTCGAAAGTCGTCTTTATCAAACGGGTCTTGAAGGGTACGCCGATTTCCTACGGGATGACATACAGGACTTCCCGGGAAACCGTCATTGCCACCATCGCTGCCGGCTATGGCGACGGTTACAGCAGGCTTCTTTCGAACAGAGGCGACGTGTGTATACGGGGAAAGCGATATCCTCTTGCCGGACGCGTCTGTATGGATCAGATAATGGCGGATGTCGGCATTTCTTCCGGCGTCACCCTTTTCGATGACGTCATCCTTTTCGGACCGCAGGAGTTCGGCCCGAATGCGGAAGAAATAGCGGGTTTGATGGGCACCATACCCTATGAAGTTACCTGTCTCGTCGGGAAACGGGTGCCGCGAATCTTTGTGGACAATGATGACGGGACTTGCCAAAATGACTATAATTTATTACCATGA
- a CDS encoding glucosyl-3-phosphoglycerate synthase has protein sequence MCFRYQREYYRSSCFSTRSTGGIVKTDIHHYMDRRIFHHSEFRDLGRLVEEKRKRNLKISLCFPTLNEEKTIGQSVIVSKAELMDRFPLLDEIAVVDSGSEDKTCEIAREFGANIFIASDYLKEEGNYKGKGENLWKALFLLQGDIIVYIDADIRNIHHRFVYGLIGPLIMYPEIKFVKAFYKRPVKKEGIFKPKGGGRVTEILIRPLFSQFFPELTAIIQPLSGEYAGYREILEQIPFPVGYGVETGLLIDIYRQWGLDVIAQTDIEQRVHRNQSTNNLGKMAFGILQTFWNRLAKYKDFGPIVPESFILRQITESDENEQTLGEYRIEEKEREPMISIPAYLEKKKQGFT, from the coding sequence ATGTGCTTCCGATACCAAAGGGAATATTACAGATCATCATGCTTCTCTACGCGATCGACAGGGGGTATTGTGAAAACTGATATTCATCATTATATGGACAGGCGCATATTCCATCACTCGGAGTTCAGGGACCTCGGGAGGCTTGTCGAGGAAAAGCGCAAGAGAAACCTCAAAATCAGTCTTTGTTTTCCGACCCTGAATGAAGAGAAAACCATCGGACAGTCGGTTATCGTGTCAAAGGCGGAACTCATGGACCGGTTTCCCCTTCTCGATGAAATAGCGGTCGTCGATTCGGGCTCTGAGGACAAGACCTGTGAAATAGCCAGGGAGTTCGGGGCGAATATTTTTATCGCCTCGGATTATCTGAAAGAAGAAGGTAATTATAAAGGAAAGGGAGAAAATCTCTGGAAAGCGCTTTTTCTGCTTCAAGGGGACATTATCGTCTACATCGATGCCGATATCAGGAATATCCATCACCGTTTTGTCTACGGACTCATCGGACCGCTTATTATGTATCCCGAAATCAAATTCGTGAAAGCCTTTTATAAACGGCCGGTCAAAAAGGAAGGGATCTTCAAGCCCAAAGGCGGCGGCAGGGTGACGGAAATACTAATACGTCCGCTTTTTTCACAGTTTTTCCCCGAACTCACCGCCATCATTCAGCCCCTTTCCGGCGAATATGCCGGTTACCGCGAGATCCTCGAACAGATACCTTTTCCCGTGGGCTATGGAGTCGAGACCGGTCTTCTCATCGATATATACCGGCAATGGGGCCTCGATGTCATCGCCCAGACCGACATCGAACAACGGGTGCACAGGAACCAGTCCACCAATAATCTCGGGAAAATGGCCTTCGGCATTCTCCAGACATTCTGGAACAGACTCGCTAAATACAAGGATTTTGGACCGATCGTGCCGGAATCATTTATCCTGCGGCAGATCACCGAATCGGACGAGAACGAGCAGACCCTCGGCGAATATCGGATCGAGGAAAAGGAACGGGAACCGATGATCAGTATACCCGCGTATCTGGAGAAAAAGAAACAGGGATTCACATGA